One Methanobrevibacter sp. TMH8 DNA segment encodes these proteins:
- a CDS encoding argininosuccinate synthase: protein MDKVILAFSGGLDTTVCVKLLEEEYNLEVITACVDVGQGQEEVEKAEKVAKNLGVKQHYTIDAKDEFANEYITKGIKANAVYEGYPLSTALARPLIAMKIIEIAEKENAKAIAHGCTGKGNDQFRFEAVIRSMSDFDIVAPIRDLNLTRTEEQDYAKKHGIPISSDKIYSIDENIWGRSIEGDLLENPENEPPEDIYAWTASAEDAKHHPTKIAIEFDEGVPIAIDGKIMPLIELIEEANRIAGENGIGRIDTIENRMIGLKSREIYEVPGALLIIRAHQALEELVLTKDELLFAEYMSTKYSDLIYTALWQEPLREDMDQAIDNMQGRVTGKVVMKLFKGSMLPLARESDYSLHDIELISFEDKENDQKEIEGMIKYHGLQAAIYQKLNR, encoded by the coding sequence ATGGACAAAGTAATTCTTGCATTTAGTGGTGGATTAGATACCACTGTATGTGTTAAATTATTAGAAGAAGAATATAATTTAGAAGTAATAACTGCCTGTGTAGATGTTGGACAAGGCCAAGAAGAAGTAGAAAAAGCAGAGAAAGTAGCTAAAAATCTTGGAGTAAAACAGCACTATACAATAGATGCTAAAGATGAATTTGCAAATGAATATATAACTAAAGGGATAAAAGCTAATGCTGTTTATGAAGGATATCCATTAAGTACTGCTCTTGCAAGACCACTTATAGCTATGAAAATTATTGAAATAGCTGAAAAAGAAAACGCAAAGGCAATTGCACATGGATGTACTGGTAAAGGTAATGATCAATTCAGATTTGAAGCAGTTATTAGATCTATGTCTGACTTTGATATTGTTGCCCCTATTAGAGATCTTAACCTTACAAGAACAGAAGAGCAAGATTATGCTAAAAAACATGGAATACCAATCTCTTCTGATAAAATTTACAGTATTGATGAAAATATTTGGGGAAGATCTATTGAAGGAGATCTCCTTGAAAATCCAGAAAATGAACCTCCTGAAGACATATATGCCTGGACTGCTTCAGCAGAAGATGCAAAACATCATCCGACTAAAATAGCTATTGAATTTGATGAAGGAGTGCCAATAGCTATTGATGGTAAAATAATGCCACTTATTGAGCTTATTGAAGAAGCAAACAGAATTGCGGGAGAAAATGGAATAGGAAGAATTGATACCATAGAAAATCGTATGATTGGGCTTAAAAGTAGGGAAATCTATGAAGTTCCTGGAGCACTTCTTATCATTAGAGCACACCAAGCTTTAGAAGAATTAGTACTTACAAAAGACGAACTTCTCTTTGCTGAATACATGAGTACAAAGTATTCAGATCTTATTTACACTGCACTCTGGCAAGAACCTCTTAGAGAAGATATGGATCAAGCAATAGACAATATGCAAGGAAGAGTAACAGGAAAAGTAGTAATGAAGTTATTTAAAGGTTCAATGTTACCTTTAGCTAGAGAATCTGATTATAGTTTACATGATATTGAATTGATTAGTTTTGAAGATAAAGAAAATGATCAAAAAGAAATAGAAGGTATGATAAAATATCATGGTCTTCAAGCAGCTATATATCAGAAACTAAATAGATAA
- a CDS encoding succinylglutamate desuccinylase/aspartoacylase family protein has translation MNQTESEQFSEFEFQNDLDISCISYVSGGYIAANYQVFDNIPNTSISREILKESIKGTPIIKIGSAPLKLMIVAGIHGNELPPQIAAIQLIHKLYNLHKENNLNGSVYIIPFSAPKSTMVNSRWFDGVDLNRVSTVHGSLSNDILAKVKKLDIKSVGDFHSTSLNSVPGKEGIFCALKPSPESFQIGKFIADSIESELLFYKNAGNAYQGAIEDECNMMGIPSVTCEVLSANGIAEKDTCNRSLEQMESYLSYFGIIPADS, from the coding sequence ATGAATCAAACGGAATCGGAACAATTTAGTGAATTTGAATTCCAAAATGATTTGGATATTTCTTGCATTTCTTATGTTTCTGGTGGTTATATAGCTGCTAATTATCAAGTTTTTGATAATATTCCCAATACATCTATTTCTCGGGAAATTTTAAAAGAATCTATAAAAGGAACACCTATAATCAAAATAGGATCTGCTCCTCTGAAATTAATGATAGTTGCAGGGATCCATGGTAATGAATTACCTCCCCAAATAGCTGCAATACAGTTGATACATAAATTATATAATCTTCATAAAGAAAATAATTTAAATGGAAGTGTATATATAATTCCTTTTTCAGCTCCAAAGTCTACAATGGTTAATTCAAGATGGTTTGATGGAGTTGATTTAAATAGAGTAAGTACTGTTCATGGTTCACTTAGTAATGATATTTTAGCTAAAGTTAAAAAATTAGATATAAAATCAGTAGGAGATTTTCATTCAACTTCTCTTAATAGTGTGCCGGGTAAAGAAGGAATATTTTGTGCATTAAAACCTTCTCCAGAAAGTTTTCAAATTGGTAAATTTATTGCAGATTCTATTGAATCAGAATTGTTATTTTACAAAAATGCTGGTAATGCATATCAAGGTGCAATTGAAGATGAATGTAATATGATGGGAATCCCATCTGTTACATGTGAAGTTTTATCTGCTAATGGTATTGCTGAAAAAGATACTTGTAATAGATCTTTAGAACAAATGGAATCTTATTTATCTTATTTTGGAATAATACCTGCTGATTCATAG
- a CDS encoding metal-dependent hydrolase has product MFALFLAFLFFPNPISIAIALIGANLPDFDHDIKKINLYKMEIIGLLFFIILYIAKLPYFIGIILCILPIIFYYSNHRGFTHSLLGIIILSILIFCVVVMAVNILSPFLNSFDLMNMGNGIFPFNLLAMSLIVIILAVLTLNKKIIAPFLLLFLLGMLFLPEGFLRFLLPFYNDIYRYIYSIVFLNYLNNVYFDYLQFIFNYKYYMIAIFIFLPLFLGFFSHLILDALTPAGIKLFAPFSSKKFHKKFALLSLVLISILFFTILAILNWNLIFA; this is encoded by the coding sequence ATATTTGCATTATTTTTGGCATTTTTATTTTTTCCAAATCCTATTTCTATAGCTATTGCTTTAATCGGAGCTAATTTACCTGATTTTGATCATGATATCAAAAAAATTAACCTTTATAAGATGGAAATAATAGGTCTCCTTTTCTTTATAATTTTGTATATAGCTAAACTTCCTTATTTTATTGGGATTATTCTGTGTATTTTACCAATTATCTTTTATTATTCTAATCATAGGGGATTTACTCACTCGTTATTAGGAATTATTATTCTATCAATATTGATATTTTGTGTAGTGGTAATGGCAGTAAATATTTTATCACCATTTTTAAATTCATTTGATTTAATGAATATGGGGAATGGAATTTTTCCTTTTAATTTATTAGCTATGAGTTTGATAGTGATAATTTTAGCTGTTTTAACTTTAAATAAAAAGATTATAGCTCCATTTTTGTTATTATTTTTATTAGGAATGCTATTTTTACCAGAAGGATTTTTAAGATTTTTGCTTCCATTTTATAATGATATTTATAGATATATTTATTCTATAGTTTTTTTAAATTATTTAAATAATGTATATTTTGATTATTTACAATTTATTTTTAACTATAAATATTATATGATTGCCATATTTATATTTTTACCATTATTTCTAGGATTTTTCAGTCATTTAATTCTTGATGCATTAACTCCTGCAGGAATAAAGCTATTTGCTCCATTTTCTTCAAAAAAATTTCATAAAAAGTTCGCATTGCTTTCATTAGTATTAATTTCAATACTATTTTTTACTATATTAGCTATTTTGAATTGGAATTTGATATTTGCTTAA
- a CDS encoding Na+/H+ antiporter subunit E has product MFLTRIYYGISYFIVLIKEIILATIDTAVRAVKGGKTIDPIVIDIKTDLKRPVSQTILANSITLTPGTLTIDVDSENQLLKVAIIAPRDVKDVIPFEPYIKKMLE; this is encoded by the coding sequence ATGTTCTTAACTCGAATTTATTATGGAATATCTTACTTTATAGTACTTATAAAGGAGATAATACTTGCAACTATTGATACTGCTGTTAGGGCTGTTAAAGGTGGGAAAACTATTGACCCGATAGTCATTGACATTAAAACAGACCTCAAACGTCCAGTATCACAGACAATATTAGCTAACAGTATTACACTTACTCCTGGAACATTAACAATAGATGTAGATAGTGAAAATCAGTTGCTTAAAGTAGCTATTATAGCACCAAGAGATGTCAAGGATGTTATTCCATTTGAGCCTTATATTAAAAAAATGTTAGAATGA
- a CDS encoding DUF4040 domain-containing protein: MIEIVVMIIAVLGCILAVMQRDLLKAAILTGINGASVAFLFQFLLAPDVALTQAIVGAAIVPVFLALAVYKTQRTDES, translated from the coding sequence ATGATTGAAATTGTAGTAATGATTATTGCAGTTCTAGGATGTATTCTTGCAGTTATGCAGAGAGACTTACTTAAAGCCGCTATTTTAACTGGAATCAATGGAGCATCTGTAGCTTTTCTTTTTCAATTTTTATTAGCTCCAGATGTAGCTTTAACTCAAGCTATTGTTGGTGCAGCCATTGTTCCAGTATTTTTAGCTCTTGCTGTATATAAAACTCAAAGGACTGATGAATCATGA
- a CDS encoding cation:proton antiporter subunit C has product MNFLTDTQLLALLTSAAFIVVGLYAAIFLDNIIKKIIGIAFIEEGANLFIITLGYKAGGVVPIIMPGMTQNWFAANSAYPLPQALVLTSIVIGASTLAVMLAIAMILYRKHGTLSASVLLGDNNE; this is encoded by the coding sequence ATGAATTTTCTAACAGATACTCAACTTTTAGCACTGCTCACTTCAGCTGCTTTTATTGTTGTTGGTCTTTATGCAGCTATATTTTTGGATAATATTATAAAAAAGATTATTGGAATAGCTTTTATTGAAGAAGGAGCTAATTTATTTATTATAACTCTTGGTTACAAAGCTGGTGGAGTTGTTCCAATTATAATGCCTGGTATGACACAAAATTGGTTTGCAGCAAATTCTGCTTATCCTTTACCTCAAGCTTTAGTTCTCACAAGTATTGTTATTGGAGCAAGTACATTAGCTGTAATGTTAGCTATAGCTATGATTTTATATAGGAAACATGGTACATTAAGTGCATCAGTATTGTTAGGTGATAATAATGAATGA
- the ehbF gene encoding energy conserving hydrogenase EhbF, protein MNELIPLMVVIPLICALLLNLFHKKDRTVKIIAIIVAIAIPIIPLIANYGLHYFGGHAPLITDPTLLSTLPASIANSTLATFHPAITYSFEAFQKLFIFILGIVAFFAIFTSLNQNKKVSGPLMFLMFMGTAAVTAILLSDDIFNIYVFFEIAALTQVGIILTSKSDNNYQMALKYLILGSIGGPLMLLGIGFVLGVIGSVNITDIVYAISHNLVNPFSPALIFAFGLIFFGWLYASGLPPFHTIKSGIYSKALPNSAALLQAFTVITFIGIGIAIFRIFSYLPFFHTLLLLFSLAAMILGVTMAIMQTDFRRMLGFLALGELGFILLGFALGTQFSITAGLFQAVNELIVTALLFIGLGTVLYLTKTSDTNKLGGLIVNNPIVAIMVLIGGLAMAGVPPLNGFQSKLMIIQASLNSGFPEISIIAVLVSIVTFMVFVKAFHSIYLKPKPNDLKILDKPIPKSSVFAITVLLILCIILGLFPHLATDSISQFAMGLI, encoded by the coding sequence ATGAATGAACTAATTCCTTTGATGGTAGTCATTCCATTAATTTGTGCACTACTTCTTAATCTTTTCCATAAAAAAGATAGAACTGTAAAAATAATTGCTATTATAGTAGCTATTGCTATACCAATCATTCCTTTAATTGCAAACTATGGTTTACACTATTTTGGTGGACATGCACCTTTAATAACTGACCCAACATTATTAAGTACACTTCCAGCGTCAATTGCTAATTCTACTTTAGCTACTTTCCATCCAGCTATTACATATTCATTTGAAGCTTTCCAGAAATTATTTATATTTATATTGGGAATTGTAGCATTTTTTGCAATTTTCACATCATTAAATCAAAACAAAAAGGTTTCAGGACCTTTAATGTTTTTAATGTTCATGGGAACAGCTGCAGTTACTGCAATACTTCTTTCTGATGATATTTTTAATATATATGTTTTCTTTGAGATAGCTGCTTTAACTCAAGTTGGAATTATTTTAACTTCAAAATCAGATAATAATTACCAAATGGCCCTTAAATATTTGATCTTAGGGTCTATTGGTGGCCCATTGATGCTTTTAGGTATAGGATTTGTCCTAGGGGTAATAGGTAGTGTAAATATAACTGATATTGTTTATGCAATTTCTCATAATTTGGTTAATCCATTTTCACCAGCATTAATATTTGCTTTTGGTTTAATATTCTTTGGTTGGCTGTATGCATCAGGTTTACCTCCATTTCACACTATTAAATCAGGAATTTATAGTAAAGCTCTTCCAAACTCTGCAGCATTACTTCAAGCCTTTACTGTAATAACATTTATAGGTATTGGAATAGCAATATTTAGAATATTTTCCTATTTACCATTCTTCCACACATTGTTATTACTATTTTCATTAGCTGCAATGATTTTAGGTGTCACGATGGCTATTATGCAAACTGACTTTAGGAGAATGCTTGGATTTTTAGCTTTAGGTGAGCTTGGTTTTATTTTACTTGGATTTGCTCTTGGAACTCAATTTTCAATAACAGCGGGTCTTTTCCAAGCAGTCAATGAATTAATAGTAACTGCATTATTATTCATTGGATTAGGAACTGTATTATATCTTACTAAAACGTCAGACACTAATAAACTTGGGGGATTGATTGTAAACAACCCAATAGTAGCGATAATGGTATTAATAGGTGGATTAGCCATGGCTGGTGTTCCTCCTTTAAATGGATTCCAAAGTAAATTAATGATTATTCAAGCATCTTTAAATTCAGGATTTCCTGAAATATCAATCATTGCTGTTTTAGTAAGTATTGTAACATTCATGGTTTTTGTAAAAGCATTCCATTCAATTTATTTAAAACCAAAACCAAATGATTTGAAAATATTGGATAAACCAATTCCAAAATCATCAGTTTTTGCAATAACTGTATTATTGATATTGTGTATTATATTGGGACTTTTCCCACATTTAGCTACAGACAGCATTTCACAATTTGCAATGGGGTTGATTTAG
- a CDS encoding energy-converting hydrogenase B subunit G EhbG, whose translation MGLYEKIINSFKNVTNIKERLKEDLATNESVSSALAAELTLISTLLIAIILLRRISILLTIILVLAIGLFLVTNMPLIPKLKREQSDSLDKMAFYAILTLGILITVIYWGTRHV comes from the coding sequence ATGGGTTTATATGAAAAAATAATAAATTCCTTTAAAAATGTTACAAATATTAAAGAAAGGCTAAAAGAAGATTTAGCTACTAATGAGTCTGTTTCATCAGCTTTAGCTGCAGAATTAACTCTTATTTCAACTCTTCTTATTGCAATAATATTACTTAGGCGTATTAGTATTTTATTAACCATAATACTGGTTTTGGCAATTGGCTTATTTTTAGTCACAAATATGCCTTTAATTCCAAAACTAAAAAGAGAACAAAGTGATTCTTTAGATAAAATGGCATTTTATGCTATTCTTACCTTAGGTATACTAATAACAGTAATTTACTGGGGGACTAGACATGTCTAA
- a CDS encoding EhbH has protein sequence MSNDNKSNEHKGTRTLILSIATALFSITLFDVMFGFSKIIDPGISKIYNYLGTSIEPNMITLVVFDWRGYDTLGESLILVTAVIVVLLIFGRGLVDGDTDEDVGITKNENENITNEEEKQ, from the coding sequence ATGTCTAATGATAATAAATCTAATGAACATAAAGGAACTAGAACTCTTATATTGTCAATAGCCACAGCTCTCTTCTCTATAACATTATTCGATGTTATGTTTGGATTTAGTAAGATTATTGATCCCGGTATTAGTAAAATTTACAATTATTTAGGTACTTCTATTGAACCTAATATGATAACTTTAGTAGTATTTGATTGGAGAGGTTATGATACTCTTGGTGAATCATTAATATTAGTTACTGCAGTAATTGTTGTTCTCTTGATATTTGGAAGAGGTTTGGTTGATGGAGATACTGATGAGGATGTGGGTATTACTAAAAATGAAAATGAAAATATTACTAATGAGGAGGAAAAACAATGA
- a CDS encoding energy-converting hydrogenase B subunit J has protein sequence MLYLGPVIFGFLIGFIVGIRIRDIPGSGISFTLGSYITILIVAIVIAWQSGPYPFFDDVPISTSFLSGAIGLIVGNILTKIYHRNNN, from the coding sequence ATGTTATATTTGGGACCAGTAATATTTGGATTTTTAATAGGGTTTATTGTAGGAATACGAATTAGAGATATTCCTGGAAGTGGTATTAGCTTTACTCTTGGATCTTATATTACTATACTCATTGTAGCTATTGTAATTGCATGGCAATCTGGACCATATCCATTTTTCGACGATGTCCCAATATCTACATCGTTCTTATCTGGAGCAATAGGTTTAATAGTAGGTAATATACTTACAAAAATTTATCATAGAAATAATAATTAA
- a CDS encoding 4Fe-4S binding protein, with protein sequence MFLSTNKCEGIGECVKICPTEAIRLINGKAFSCITCGACFEACPNQAIFKNRYGGYVVDRAKCNACGVCEYTCPVNSIHIEDGVTKGICARCGICIDACPIDARIDGFDLIEEKQLNFLKSLNLAIPTLRESKAVKTEVKRNCVGTDYEECILCGRCEYYCPTKAINVSTDQAGVCTQCRICVDVCPADAIENGVIDHDKCVLCLNCLKNCPNGAIEADNFEVNIIKSDEEITGSIISCLNCGLCADNSSTGALKQIDGKMRYDPSIDLKVAINELDNNDYDNKILDNILDDAFDDNNSKLDDIGVADDMALAKELLKVEVESEKLNQRAINGCPVSTLREDEENDTGLVGYCVSCGKCVKVCDRQHARSFITVKWDGSVSEDCISCGICSELCPKDAITLKRGTIEVDKDKCILCETCGIHCPVDAIPKTTMAKKRITSGFNLIDNKLCMNCKLCYRICPEDAIIDREDIGMMVVDENKCIYCGACRNACPAKAFIFEREFEELNDKINDNTS encoded by the coding sequence ATGTTTTTATCAACAAATAAATGCGAAGGAATCGGGGAGTGTGTTAAAATATGCCCTACCGAAGCTATTCGCCTTATCAATGGTAAAGCTTTTAGTTGTATTACTTGTGGGGCGTGTTTTGAAGCTTGCCCAAATCAAGCAATATTCAAAAATAGATATGGGGGATATGTAGTTGACAGAGCTAAATGTAATGCCTGTGGAGTTTGTGAATACACTTGTCCAGTTAACAGTATCCATATTGAAGATGGTGTAACTAAAGGTATTTGTGCTAGATGTGGAATATGTATAGATGCATGTCCAATTGATGCTAGAATTGATGGTTTTGACTTAATTGAAGAAAAACAATTGAATTTCTTAAAATCTCTTAATTTAGCTATTCCTACTCTTCGAGAATCTAAAGCTGTAAAAACAGAAGTTAAAAGAAATTGTGTTGGAACTGATTATGAAGAGTGTATTTTATGTGGAAGGTGTGAATATTATTGTCCTACAAAAGCTATTAATGTAAGCACTGATCAAGCTGGTGTTTGTACTCAGTGTAGAATTTGTGTTGATGTTTGTCCTGCTGATGCTATAGAAAATGGGGTTATTGATCATGATAAATGTGTTTTATGCTTAAATTGTCTTAAAAATTGCCCTAATGGAGCAATCGAAGCAGATAATTTTGAAGTCAATATTATTAAATCTGATGAAGAAATTACTGGTTCAATTATTTCTTGTCTTAACTGTGGTTTGTGTGCTGATAATAGTAGTACTGGTGCATTAAAACAAATTGATGGAAAAATGCGATATGATCCTTCCATTGATTTGAAAGTAGCTATTAATGAACTAGACAATAATGATTATGATAATAAAATTCTTGATAATATTCTAGATGATGCATTTGATGATAATAATTCTAAACTTGATGATATTGGTGTAGCTGATGATATGGCATTAGCTAAAGAATTGTTGAAAGTTGAAGTTGAATCTGAAAAACTAAATCAAAGAGCAATTAATGGATGTCCAGTTTCTACATTAAGAGAAGATGAAGAAAATGATACTGGACTTGTTGGTTATTGTGTATCTTGTGGTAAATGTGTGAAAGTATGTGACAGACAACATGCACGCAGCTTTATCACAGTTAAATGGGATGGATCAGTTTCTGAAGATTGTATATCTTGTGGAATATGCAGTGAACTTTGTCCAAAAGATGCAATCACATTAAAAAGAGGTACTATAGAAGTTGATAAGGATAAATGTATTTTATGCGAAACTTGTGGAATCCATTGTCCTGTAGATGCTATTCCTAAAACTACTATGGCTAAAAAACGCATAACTAGTGGTTTCAACTTAATAGATAATAAACTATGTATGAATTGTAAATTATGTTATAGAATATGTCCTGAAGATGCAATTATCGATCGTGAAGACATCGGCATGATGGTTGTTGATGAAAATAAATGTATATATTGTGGTGCTTGTCGTAATGCTTGTCCTGCAAAAGCATTTATATTTGAGAGAGAATTTGAAGAATTGAATGATAAAATTAATGATAATACTTCCTAA
- a CDS encoding 4Fe-4S binding protein: MKNLIRIMLEGAFGNFKKIFFASNRVTDMEMREAILGGKIKPKNKVATDACIGCSGCANVCPTNAVTMVDLDEPEVLMDGWTKTQVPNLNSEKCVFCYHCHDFCPVYALFGEKATIHPNDVGEVEINLEENMNKPFKISEDKLSFISQYLSDKTVLKNTDENKLEKLHKLNR, translated from the coding sequence ATGAAAAATTTAATAAGAATAATGTTAGAAGGAGCTTTTGGAAACTTTAAAAAGATTTTTTTCGCTTCTAATAGAGTAACTGATATGGAAATGCGTGAAGCTATTTTAGGAGGGAAAATCAAACCAAAAAATAAGGTAGCTACTGATGCTTGTATTGGTTGTTCTGGTTGTGCTAATGTATGTCCGACTAATGCAGTTACTATGGTTGATTTAGATGAACCTGAAGTATTGATGGATGGTTGGACTAAAACTCAAGTTCCAAATCTTAATAGTGAAAAATGTGTTTTCTGTTATCATTGTCATGATTTTTGTCCAGTTTATGCATTATTCGGTGAAAAAGCTACTATACATCCTAATGATGTTGGTGAAGTAGAAATAAATCTTGAAGAAAATATGAATAAACCATTTAAGATTTCTGAGGATAAACTTTCTTTTATTTCTCAATATTTATCTGATAAAACTGTATTGAAAAATACTGATGAAAATAAACTTGAAAAATTACATAAATTGAATAGATAA
- a CDS encoding NADH-quinone oxidoreductase subunit B family protein, producing the protein MSLKSFSRARAVHLMLVYTGGCNGCDIEIVNCVLSPKFDAEQYKVFLTWNPREADVLVVTGPVTKFNEEPLKKIYEAIPEPKAVVAAGACALMGGVYKNIHGDIPSEEIMGPVENIIPVDAKVPGCAVRPEDILSGVVAALPKLLEAD; encoded by the coding sequence ATGAGCCTTAAGTCATTTTCAAGGGCAAGAGCTGTCCATTTAATGTTAGTATATACTGGAGGATGTAATGGTTGCGATATTGAGATTGTCAACTGTGTTCTTTCACCTAAATTTGATGCTGAGCAATATAAGGTTTTTTTAACATGGAATCCTCGTGAAGCAGATGTTTTAGTTGTTACAGGTCCAGTAACTAAATTTAATGAAGAACCTCTAAAGAAGATTTATGAGGCAATTCCAGAACCTAAAGCTGTTGTAGCTGCAGGAGCATGTGCTTTAATGGGTGGTGTCTATAAAAATATTCATGGAGATATTCCATCTGAAGAAATTATGGGACCAGTTGAAAATATCATCCCAGTCGATGCAAAAGTACCTGGTTGTGCTGTTAGGCCAGAAGATATTCTTTCTGGAGTTGTAGCTGCACTCCCTAAATTATTAGAAGCAGATTAA
- a CDS encoding nickel-dependent hydrogenase large subunit — protein MKNENRPKKQEVIETEVAMGTVHPAALEPYRVRLFVEDEIVKDAEITIGVNHRGIERIMEGLPVEKANALTEKVCGICSNAHIWNSVLTAEKGLGIEISERANYIRVIVEELERLHSHSLYLAHGSEVLGHETFSMRAFYLRETVMELLRMIGGNRVQYGASIIGGVRPRCELDEMRIQKIAEGMNALEKGINDFADRFASDPIVMSRIEGIGVITQKQAKALEVTGPTLRATGIAQDLRTTMKEYDDFDFNVVTMDDGDVKSNILMRVLEIPESINIIRQAIKNLPKGPIVNRSWEMFDCDITKSYIEVPRGTLYHSYAIEDGRVRGSVIRTPSMSNIGAMQTACIGDHVTDAQLCIVQCDPCFTCTDRAIKVIKI, from the coding sequence ATGAAAAATGAAAACAGACCAAAAAAGCAGGAAGTAATAGAAACTGAGGTTGCAATGGGAACAGTCCATCCTGCTGCTTTAGAACCATATAGAGTTAGGCTTTTTGTTGAAGATGAAATTGTAAAAGATGCAGAAATCACAATTGGTGTGAACCATCGTGGAATTGAAAGAATAATGGAAGGTCTTCCTGTAGAAAAAGCAAATGCTCTTACAGAGAAAGTTTGTGGAATATGTTCTAATGCACACATTTGGAATTCTGTTTTAACTGCAGAAAAAGGTCTTGGAATTGAAATTTCAGAACGTGCTAATTATATAAGAGTTATTGTTGAAGAATTGGAACGTTTACATAGTCATAGTCTTTATCTTGCTCACGGAAGTGAAGTTTTAGGCCATGAAACCTTTTCTATGAGGGCTTTCTATCTCAGAGAAACTGTAATGGAATTACTTCGTATGATTGGAGGAAATCGTGTTCAATATGGTGCTTCTATTATTGGAGGAGTAAGGCCAAGGTGTGAACTTGATGAAATGAGAATCCAAAAAATAGCTGAAGGAATGAATGCTCTTGAAAAAGGAATAAATGATTTTGCAGATAGATTTGCATCTGATCCTATTGTTATGAGTAGGATTGAGGGAATAGGCGTAATAACTCAAAAGCAAGCTAAAGCTCTTGAAGTTACAGGTCCTACACTTAGAGCTACTGGAATAGCTCAAGATTTGAGAACTACAATGAAAGAATACGATGATTTTGATTTTAATGTTGTAACTATGGATGATGGGGATGTAAAATCTAATATTTTGATGAGAGTTCTTGAAATCCCAGAATCTATTAATATTATTCGTCAAGCTATTAAAAATCTTCCTAAAGGCCCTATAGTAAATAGATCTTGGGAAATGTTTGATTGTGACATAACTAAAAGTTATATTGAGGTTCCAAGAGGAACTTTATATCATTCTTATGCTATTGAAGATGGTAGAGTAAGAGGAAGTGTAATTAGAACTCCGTCTATGTCTAATATTGGAGCTATGCAAACTGCATGTATTGGTGACCATGTAACTGATGCACAATTGTGTATTGTTCAGTGTGATCCATGTTTTACTTGTACAGATAGAGCTATTAAGGTAATTAAGATTTAA